From Podospora bellae-mahoneyi strain CBS 112042 chromosome 5, whole genome shotgun sequence:
ACAATTTGGTACGAGGCCTGTCTTTGGTTGCAATGAGATGTTCCCGTTGTAAACCACGAGCTTGACGTCAAGCACGCAATGTTTGGTACCCCTGAATCACAATACAGGGTTTCAATGGTCACGTTTGGAACCGCGTGCTTCTGAGGACAACCAAACCATCTAGGAGAACGGGTACGGTCGAGGAATTCTTTTGATATGAAGATGAGAATTCTGGTGGGGAGATAATGCCGATTATGTATATAATTGCACCAAAAGCCTGCTTAATTTTTGCTTACTTCGGCACCCGTAAAAAATCGCCCCCCCAGGTAGCACGATGACTGTACCCCTTCTTTCGGCTTTCAACGACCCCCCCGCTGCGCTGGCTTGATTTCCCACTGGCTCCTCTTCGGTCCCGGGATATCACGGCATCTGAAGAACTGCGGCGACTGAAGGAGCTCCCTGATCGGTCTCTTGACCGTGGCCTTCGAGTTCGGGATGGCGATCTAGGTGAAGGTAATCGTCTCCTCTTTGTAGACCTCGTAGATCAACGATGGGTTTTGATGTCTTGACTGCCCATTCATGATGAATCCAGCACGGCCGAAACCCAATCTAGTGGGTCATCATCAGTTCGCGGGTACGGCAAAACCCAGGATGGATCAGGTCGACCATTAAGAACCTGGGATATGTCGGGCAGTTGGGTAAATTCAGGACTCAGTCCCAGATTTCAGTTGCCCACGTCACTAGGCGCGTTCAGGCAAGTCTTGGGGACTCTCCTCGCTGTCGGGTGGTCCTCCGCGGTGGCCGGCAATGGCGCACGCCAGCCTAATCCAGAAGACTTGGCCCAATCCTTCGTAATTCGACCCTCAGAATCTTGTGCCTCGAGGTTAGAATCGTACCGAAACTCTTAATTGACCATCTACGGATCCCCCGTCGCCGCAGCGTACATCAGCAAGGTCATTCCCGGAACCCAAGTCAGCTTTTTGCCGTTACGGGTTATTGGAAGGCTTTGCATGATGTGTGACATTACACCATCGCGCTCGGTTCCCTCACCATAGATGGGGGCTATCATCACGTCAAAAAAACCCAACCAAGCAATAGGGCCATGTCCTCGGGCCTGGTTGTAACTCACCTTGACGCCCAGGACATTCTCTGCGCCACACTACAGGTGTGCAAGCTTGTAATGCCCGTGAGAATGTGGTGAGGTACTCCTGTGGCTTCCTCCATAATTGCCGACATGGAAGATCTTGTGCCCAGCTGGGTCCATCCCGAATCGAACAAGCTCATCTTCCGTGGTGCTAGGAGTTCCTGAAGCGTCCAACCACGTGCGGCTGTGGCAGACCTGATCCAACTGCCCTTGAGGTACGTCGGAGAGGTAAGCGTAGCAAATTCTGACTTTTCGTACCAACGAAacatggagttgatggcTTCGCTCAGCTAACCGCGCGCTTGTCTTGCCGATACAACGTGTGTCGATCCAACTGTAGGCAATGCCATCTTTGCAAGCTTGCCCACGACAAAGTTCTAGCTTTGCCTTGCGATTGATGTCGCATTGATCCAATGATTGCATGTCTTGGAATGATAACTCCTCATCTTTCGAGGCACTTGGTGCGAGCGTTGATGAGCCGCATTTCCCTCGCCGTAGATCTTGAGGTCTTGACTGTGGTGAGGTATACGAGGTACTAACATACGaccaaagagaaaacaaagaTCGAGTGGCGGCTGTGCCCTGTCTAAGGTCTGGGAGGCGGTTACTGAGTTTGGGCTATGGTGGGAGGTTAAGTATCCTTGGGTTGAGAAACTGTGCCTTGCGCGGCTGCCCCGCCTCTGACTCCCCATACATGCATACATATGAGCCCGTGAATGGCGTTTCGGTGTCACAGTGACTTCAGGCACATAGAAACTATAAAATTCTCCAACGGTTGTTGTCCCGTCGGATGTGGGTAACTACtgagtacctaggtaggtaagcGAAATTTACAGGACCTGTGAGTGTGATGGAGCATAGCATAGGTTCCTACCATAGGAAAGATTTCGTGAAGTTCAGACATCATAGTATATCAATCTTCCCACGCTGGCAGTGCCACCGCTCTAATGTAGGTACTTTAGCTGTTGTCTGAAAATGGCTTCAGCTTCGGTTCACCTTTGGGTGAGTCCACCAACAGCCCATGGGGTTGGTGTCTGTGATCTGGCAGGTCTTCAAGTGTACGTTGGTTGAATTAGGACCTTGATCAACTACGCAAAGGATTCTTAGAATTCCGTCTTGTATCGTAACTCTCAACGATAACCAAAAACAAATTTATTTTATCACTTATCTCTATGCAGCCGGCTCGTCCTCCTTCAAAGTCTGCTCATCATTCAACTTTGGATTCCGCAACGTCGACGCAAAAGCAATTAGCGGCACACACAAACAAATCCCCGTAATCGTCAATAGCCTCTGGGCGTACTTGTAAGAGTCGATCAACGCCTGCCGCTCGGGCGTGCCCACAGGGTACTGCTTCGCAAAGGCAAATGGATTCCCGTAAGCAGATGTTGCCAAGGTTTCATTGTTGAATCCCTCCATCCGCCAGGCAAGCTGGTTTGGCAAGACCTGAGTCCATATCCCGCCCGAGACAGCACCGCCAAACGCAGATCCGAGGTTGTAAGTGGCGAGGTAGAGGCCCGTCATGACAGCGAGATTCTCGTGCTTCAGCGCCACTTGAAGGGAGGCCTGCGCCGGGTAGGGAAACATACCGCCGGCGATACCCAAAACAACCTGggcgccaacaacaccagctcgGCTGGACATGTCGGTATCACCTCGATACTTGATGAGGAGACCGAAAGCAACCATGAAGAGGCATGTTCCAACGACGATAAAGACTTTCAGCCGGCGGACCTTGTATACGACAAATCCGAGAACGGTGCCGGTGAGAACACTGAAAAATGTGTAGAAGGAAGACACCCGAGTGGCCGTCATGACGTCGAAATCGAAAGCAACGACCAGAACCGAATACAAGTAGTCGCCTTGCATATACCACGCCCAATTCAGCATCAAGGCGATTCCGAGGGCGGCCCACACAGCTCGATCCTTCATGAGTCTGAATGGCACAAGCGGTTGGGGGGTATAGAGCTGCCACCCAATGAAGAGCGGTATCGCGGTGAAGCCAGCTATCAACGGGCCAAGGACATGAGCGCTGGTCCAGGATGTCTGGAAGCCACCTGCCAGCGTGACAGGTACCAAGAGCAAAGCGAAGACTGCAATCATGAGAATGATTCCGATGACATCGAGGCGCCAGAACAAGTACGCACAAAATTTGCCCCAGGGGAGAGCTCTGATCGGGTCGACgtatccatccatcacatGTGACCTGCGGGCTCGACGGCCAGTTACCAGGAGACTGATGATCAGAGGCATGGCGCACACCGGATAGATGATACACCACATGCCGATGGCCCATCGCCAAGTTGTGACAGCAAGCACGGCCGAAGAAATGTTTCCGCTGACCCAAGTCAATACGAGGAACGAGGCGTTGGGGATGTAACTGAACAGCAGGCGAgctcgggtggtggtgatgtcggcaATGATAACCTCGAGCAGTAAGATGATCATGGTGTATCCAATCTGGTAGATGAGCGCCCCAGTGGCAAATGTTTCGACATTTTGTGAAGATGCCTCCAAGACGGTGCCGAGAGTGTAGAAAAAGACTGACAAACACACAAGCTCGACACGGCCAAAGATGTCGGCGATCCTGGCTGAGGTGGGTTGtgctgcggcggcgatgacggAGCGTAAAACGTTGACAGTTGCCAACAGCGAGTGCTTGGAGAAAGAAGCCGTGGCATTAGGCTGGTAAGCGTAGCGGAGCATGCCATCGAGACCATAGGCGAAGGCAATTATGAAGACGCCAAAAAAGATGAAGACGTAGTCGGCCTTGGTGAGAACCGAAGCCAGGGCCTCGGCACGGCGGACACCAGGAGACTTTTCATCAGACAGAGCTGCTGCCGGCAACGGTGGAGCTTCTTTTGTTGTCGGCGAAGATTCCGCCCTGTCCGTCGTGGgatcatcatcactgcctTTGGTAGCCATGGCGAACGGAAGCTGTGCCCGGGGGCCGAGGGAGAAAATGACCGGGCAGCGGGCTGCTCTGGACGTGTCTAAAAAGGTAGGTTAACGTAGGCCAGGTTTTCCCAACGACAAAACAATTTTTAGGACCATGGAACAAAAATCTGCTGCATTCGTGTTTGGCGCCGCCATTGTCGAAACTCTAATAACATGACATCATGACCCACATTCCGTACTTCGATATCAAGCCACCAGAGCAGGTACGAGTTCCTCTTCCGTCAACTCCTCAGATACTCAcaaaccctctccccccacctAACCCCCCCCTTATAAACCCACATCCCCTTCGCATTCCCCCCCCTtaacccctccaccgccaccgccagctcctcccccctcccctcccccctaaTCTCATCCAACCCATACAAAAAGGTCTTGAAACTAAACACGATCCCCCTCGTTCCCGGCAGTCTCGTCAAGGTCTGCAActcaaccctcaacctcgtctGACAAATATCAATACcctccctatcctcctccgtcaaACTATCCACTTCATGCTCATCGATGTGGTTACCGCTCAGCGTGTACAGCTCCTTATGCGTCTGAAGCCCCCAGTTCACCCTCTTAACTGGCTTGCCCACTTCCAATTTGGAGAAGAATTTCTCCATGCTAGCACCGATTTTGCCGTAGGAAGGAACAGGGCCGTGGATGCCGGCTAGGGTTTGGTCTAGCTTTGTTGAGGGGTCGAAGCCGGAGGGGTGGCAGCAGAGGAAGGCCACGCAGCGGTGGAGGCCGGTAGCCGGGTCgggcagcaggaggaagatgtcGTCTTCGATGGTTGTGGCCAGGGTGGAAAGGAGCTCGTCCGGGGGGAGGTCAAGGGGGGAGACTGGAGAGAGGCAAGAGGTGATTTTGTTGTGAAGGGTTGTTCGAtcgggagagagggagaacATGGTTGGGTAGCGGGTGGGTAAGTAGGTGGCCATGAGGTAGGCGTAGAGCTCCCTGATGGGAGTGATGCCAGAGGGGATGTACCCTTTGACAACTTTTGGGTGGGAGGCCAGGATTGCTTTCCGAGCGGTGACTCGATCAAGATAGTTCTTATCCATGATGATCAGCTctgacggggaggaggtctgaatggccatggtgatgtggtATTTTGGCTTGAAGGGccggagctggaggggtgGTGTGTCCTGCCATGAGAAGTCGTGAAGAGGTTCGATTTTGACCTCATTGTTAATGTCTTCATCGATTGTCTGCTTCGCAATGCCGGGCTTCTCTCTTTTGTCGTTGAAACTCGGATGAGGATAAGGTGATGCGGgccgatgaggaggtggggatCGGCCCGAGAGTCGCCACCCGGCAACTGTTGCCGCGACGAGCAACAGTATCAGAAGCACCCCGATCATCAAAGACATGTTCAACAATGTTATACAAATGTCTCTGTTGGGGAAGTTGATATCTGTGTATCataagaaaagaagccaaTGTTTGGGCAAGAGCTCTGATATCATCTGACATCTCCCGTCCTCGGCCACCCCAAAGATAGTGCCTACCCCACCTTGATCAAGATGACTCCAAGATCTGGGCTTTGATACGCCCACGTTGTCCACAGAACCTTTAGTAACGGCCACCGATCGGAGTGCATTCACAGGGATCCGCCATGCAGTTAGACTGATCCAGACCTGACTGGGGAGGACACTGCTCTCATCGAAATCATGCCTTCAAAGGGACTTGGTCGAAAGACTAACAAAGTTCAT
This genomic window contains:
- the SIT1 gene encoding ferrioxamine B transporter (COG:U; EggNog:ENOG503NUD0), with product MSLMIGVLLILLLVAATVAGWRLSGRSPPPHRPASPYPHPSFNDKREKPGIAKQTIDEDINNEVKIEPLHDFSWQDTPPLQLRPFKPKYHITMAIQTSSPSELIIMDKNYLDRVTARKAILASHPKVVKGYIPSGITPIRELYAYLMATYLPTRYPTMFSLSPDRTTLHNKITSCLSPVSPLDLPPDELLSTLATTIEDDIFLLLPDPATGLHRCVAFLCCHPSGFDPSTKLDQTLAGIHGPVPSYGKIGASMEKFFSKLEVGKPVKRVNWGLQTHKELYTLSGNHIDEHEVDSLTEEDREGIDICQTRLRVELQTLTRLPGTRGIVFSFKTFLYGLDEIRGEGRGEELAVAVEGLRGGNAKGMWVYKGGVRWGERVYTSRAARCPVIFSLGPRAQLPFAMATKGSDDDPTTDRAESSPTTKEAPPLPAAALSDEKSPGVRRAEALASVLTKADYVFIFFGVFIIAFAYGLDGMLRYAYQPNATASFSKHSLLATVNVLRSVIAAAAQPTSARIADIFGRVELVCLSVFFYTLGTVLEASSQNVETFATGALIYQIGYTMIILLLEVIIADITTTRARLLFSYIPNASFLVLTWVSGNISSAVLAVTTWRWAIGMWCIIYPVCAMPLIISLLVTGRRARRSHVMDGYVDPIRALPWGKFCAYLFWRLDVIGIILMIAVFALLLVPVTLAGGFQTSWTSAHVLGPLIAGFTAIPLFIGWQLYTPQPLVPFRLMKDRAVWAALGIALMLNWAWYMQGDYLYSVLVVAFDFDVMTATRVSSFYTFFSVLTGTVLGFVVYKVRRLKVFIVVGTCLFMVAFGLLIKYRGDTDMSSRAGVVGAQVVLGIAGGMFPYPAQASLQVALKHENLAVMTGLYLATYNLGSAFGGAVSGGIWTQVLPNQLAWRMEGFNNETLATSAYGNPFAFAKQYPVGTPERQALIDSYKYAQRLLTITGICLCVPLIAFASTLRNPKLNDEQTLKEDEPAA